A genomic window from Levilactobacillus yonginensis includes:
- the ftsA gene encoding cell division protein FtsA: MDNSGMYVGLDIGTTSIKVIVAENVKGQMNVIGVGNERSNGVSRGVIVDIDKAAEAIQRAVRQAEEKASIEIHDVIVGIPANMLKIEPCSGMIAIDDQSREITGRDVRNVAQAALIQSLPPEREVVEILADEFIVDGFDGIKDPRGMVGVRLELRGTLFTGPKTIMHNTRKAVEQAGLSIRGTVINPMAQGMMVMNDGEQDFGTVLIDLGGGQATAAVIHDHQLKYIDVDQEGGQFITKDISVVLNTSLDSAEKLKRDYGYADSAQASDEDEFPVDVVGQSQPTPISEKYLAEVVEARLDQIFGRLRTNLDKVQALELPGGIVLTGGVAALPGITELATEEFDTNVRVYVPDQMGLRHPSFTLALALVKYFGGLSEIDLLIKSALTGSTQLADETDEIRHREQAEESSVANPARSSQGKQPKPKKKKNRTEGFKKFFSDFFD; encoded by the coding sequence ATGGATAATTCAGGGATGTACGTTGGCCTCGATATAGGAACCACCTCAATAAAAGTCATTGTTGCTGAGAATGTTAAAGGGCAAATGAACGTTATTGGTGTGGGAAACGAACGTTCGAACGGTGTTAGCCGCGGTGTCATCGTGGATATCGATAAAGCCGCTGAAGCAATTCAACGGGCCGTTCGGCAAGCCGAAGAGAAAGCCAGCATTGAAATTCACGATGTGATTGTGGGAATACCCGCAAATATGTTAAAAATTGAACCTTGCAGTGGCATGATTGCCATTGATGATCAGTCTCGGGAAATTACTGGTCGAGACGTACGAAACGTTGCCCAAGCGGCTTTGATTCAAAGCCTGCCACCGGAACGCGAAGTGGTTGAGATCCTTGCCGATGAGTTCATCGTTGACGGTTTTGATGGCATCAAGGATCCTAGAGGCATGGTTGGTGTTCGTCTAGAACTCCGTGGGACACTCTTTACTGGTCCCAAGACCATTATGCATAACACCCGCAAAGCCGTTGAGCAAGCTGGCCTGAGTATTCGCGGGACGGTGATCAACCCCATGGCTCAAGGGATGATGGTCATGAACGACGGCGAACAAGACTTTGGGACTGTCCTAATTGATTTGGGTGGTGGCCAAGCGACTGCTGCTGTGATCCATGATCACCAACTCAAGTACATTGACGTTGATCAGGAGGGTGGTCAATTCATCACGAAGGACATTTCCGTTGTGTTGAATACGTCACTAGACAGTGCGGAAAAGTTGAAACGTGATTACGGTTACGCTGATTCCGCTCAGGCGAGTGATGAGGATGAATTTCCGGTCGATGTGGTCGGCCAGAGTCAACCAACGCCTATTTCAGAAAAATACTTAGCAGAAGTTGTCGAGGCCCGGTTGGACCAAATCTTTGGTCGTCTCCGGACGAACCTCGATAAGGTACAGGCTCTCGAATTACCTGGGGGTATCGTTTTGACTGGTGGGGTGGCCGCCTTACCAGGAATCACCGAGTTAGCAACCGAAGAATTCGATACTAACGTTCGGGTTTACGTACCAGATCAGATGGGGTTACGCCATCCGTCATTTACGTTGGCGTTGGCCTTAGTCAAATACTTTGGGGGGCTGAGTGAAATTGATTTGCTCATCAAGAGTGCCTTGACGGGCTCCACCCAACTAGCCGATGAAACCGACGAGATTCGTCACCGTGAGCAGGCTGAAGAGTCATCAGTAGCCAATCCGGCACGTTCGAGTCAGGGTAAGCAACCAAAACCAAAGAAGAAGAAAAATCGGACAGAAGGGTTCAAAAAATTCTTCAGCGACTTCTTCGACTAA
- the murD gene encoding UDP-N-acetylmuramoyl-L-alanine--D-glutamate ligase — MNGERTVIMKQITTYTDKKVLVLGLAKSGVNAAQLLKRLGAQVTVSDVKPLAENQDAQDLQAAGFTVITGEQTADLLDAGYDLMVKNPGITYDVPAVKRAQELKLPIISEMELASEVAEAELVAVTGSNGKTTTTTMIQKMLAHDRQAGKSVYAGNIGIPASKVAQEVTADDTLVLEVSSFMLVGTTEFHPHIAVLTNVFSNHLDYHKTRANYVAAKMKITANQTAEDYFVINYDTQEWRDLSKLTAAQVVPFSRQDVTEDGAYEKNGDLYFKREKIMPASEIKVPGDHNVENALAAIAVAKIKGVSTAAIVAVLRSFGGVRHRTQFVLEAEGRQYYNDSKATDMEATEMALKGFKAPVILLAGGLDRGYTFEKMIPSFKEHVKAIILFGQTAKLLEDTAKQAGIKTIKMTENVETAVPLAYDLSDEGDIILLSPANASWDQYPNFETRGDLFIKAVEQLTGQQEEK, encoded by the coding sequence ATGAATGGAGAGCGAACGGTAATCATGAAGCAGATCACAACGTATACGGATAAAAAGGTATTAGTCCTCGGACTTGCCAAGAGTGGGGTCAATGCGGCCCAACTCTTGAAACGCTTGGGGGCTCAAGTGACCGTCAGCGACGTGAAGCCGTTGGCCGAAAATCAGGATGCGCAGGACTTGCAGGCAGCTGGTTTCACCGTGATTACGGGTGAACAGACCGCTGACCTCTTGGACGCGGGGTACGACCTCATGGTCAAAAACCCTGGGATCACTTATGACGTTCCCGCCGTTAAGCGGGCCCAGGAGTTGAAGCTCCCCATTATCAGCGAAATGGAACTGGCTAGTGAGGTGGCCGAGGCTGAACTGGTTGCCGTGACCGGGAGTAACGGGAAAACGACGACCACGACCATGATTCAAAAAATGTTGGCACACGACCGTCAAGCAGGTAAGTCGGTTTATGCCGGGAACATTGGGATCCCAGCCAGCAAGGTAGCTCAAGAAGTGACCGCCGACGATACGTTGGTCTTGGAAGTTTCCAGCTTTATGTTAGTGGGAACAACTGAATTCCATCCCCACATCGCCGTATTGACCAATGTTTTCTCCAATCATTTGGACTATCACAAGACGCGCGCTAACTACGTCGCAGCCAAGATGAAGATTACGGCTAACCAAACGGCTGAAGACTACTTTGTCATTAACTACGATACACAAGAGTGGCGTGATTTGAGTAAATTGACGGCGGCCCAAGTGGTACCATTCTCTCGGCAAGATGTGACGGAAGATGGGGCCTACGAAAAGAACGGCGACCTCTACTTCAAGCGTGAAAAAATTATGCCAGCCAGTGAAATCAAGGTTCCTGGTGACCACAACGTTGAAAATGCTCTGGCGGCCATTGCGGTAGCTAAGATCAAGGGCGTCAGTACGGCAGCTATCGTCGCTGTCTTGCGGTCATTCGGTGGGGTTCGTCACCGGACCCAATTTGTGTTGGAAGCAGAGGGCCGTCAATACTACAATGACTCCAAGGCAACGGATATGGAAGCCACTGAAATGGCTTTGAAGGGCTTCAAGGCACCAGTTATTCTGTTAGCTGGTGGTTTGGACCGAGGATACACCTTTGAAAAGATGATTCCATCCTTCAAGGAACACGTCAAAGCAATCATCCTGTTTGGTCAGACAGCGAAGTTACTAGAAGATACGGCCAAGCAAGCTGGCATTAAAACGATTAAAATGACTGAGAACGTTGAAACTGCCGTTCCACTGGCCTACGACTTAAGTGATGAGGGCGATATCATTCTCCTGTCACCGGCCAACGCTAGCTGGGATCAATACCCGAACTTTGAAACGCGGGGCGACCTCTTTATTAAGGCCGTTGAGCAGCTCACTGGTCAGCAGGAGGAAAAGTAA
- the ftsZ gene encoding cell division protein FtsZ: protein MEYSLDSAQNNGAIIKVIGVGGGGNNAVNRMIAEDVKGVEFIVANTDVQALEASKAETKIQLGPKLTKGLGAGANPEVGAKAAEESEEAITEALEGADMVFVTAGMGGGTGNGAAPIVAKIAKESGALTVGVVTRPFSFEGPRRGRFAAEGVAEMKENVDTLIVIANNRLLEIVDKKTPMMEAFQEADNVLRQGVQGISDLITSPGYVNLDFADVKTVMKDQGAALMGIGSANGENRTEDATKKAISSPLLEVSIDGAEQVLLNITGGPDLSLFEAQAASQIVSDAATSDVNIIFGTSIDEDLGDEVRVTVIATGIDKKKEEREAAQHSRVARREASQPRQANQSSEPAAQETEKDPFGNWDIREPAHRPAPESQATGHDEFAGVDKPDFSIFNPSSSTESSASDDNKGEDTPPFFKRRRK, encoded by the coding sequence ATGGAATACTCACTAGATTCTGCGCAAAATAACGGCGCAATCATTAAGGTGATTGGTGTTGGTGGCGGTGGTAACAACGCCGTTAACCGCATGATTGCTGAAGACGTCAAAGGTGTCGAATTTATCGTGGCCAACACGGATGTGCAGGCCCTGGAAGCCTCAAAAGCTGAAACTAAGATCCAACTCGGGCCGAAACTGACCAAGGGATTGGGTGCCGGTGCTAACCCTGAGGTTGGTGCCAAGGCCGCTGAAGAGAGCGAAGAAGCCATCACCGAAGCCTTAGAAGGTGCCGACATGGTCTTCGTGACTGCCGGTATGGGTGGTGGTACTGGTAATGGTGCTGCTCCAATCGTGGCTAAAATTGCCAAAGAAAGTGGCGCTTTGACCGTTGGGGTCGTAACGCGGCCATTTAGCTTTGAAGGCCCACGGCGCGGTCGCTTCGCTGCCGAAGGGGTTGCAGAAATGAAGGAAAACGTGGATACGTTGATCGTCATTGCCAACAACCGCTTGTTAGAAATTGTGGACAAGAAGACGCCAATGATGGAGGCTTTCCAAGAAGCTGACAACGTGTTACGTCAAGGGGTTCAAGGAATCTCTGACCTGATCACAAGCCCTGGTTACGTTAACTTGGACTTCGCTGATGTGAAGACGGTTATGAAGGACCAGGGAGCTGCTTTGATGGGAATCGGCTCCGCCAACGGTGAAAACCGGACGGAAGACGCTACCAAGAAGGCTATTTCTTCACCATTGTTGGAAGTTTCCATCGATGGTGCCGAACAAGTTCTGTTGAACATTACTGGTGGACCAGACTTATCCTTATTTGAAGCCCAAGCCGCTTCACAGATTGTATCTGACGCAGCTACCAGCGATGTCAACATTATCTTCGGGACGTCTATCGACGAAGACCTTGGCGACGAAGTCAGGGTCACCGTAATTGCTACTGGTATCGATAAGAAGAAGGAAGAACGCGAAGCTGCTCAACACAGTCGGGTTGCTCGGCGCGAAGCCAGTCAACCACGGCAAGCAAATCAATCAAGTGAACCAGCTGCTCAGGAAACTGAAAAGGATCCATTTGGGAACTGGGACATTCGCGAACCAGCTCACCGGCCAGCGCCAGAAAGCCAAGCAACTGGGCATGATGAATTTGCTGGTGTTGACAAGCCTGACTTCAGCATCTTTAACCCAAGCTCATCGACTGAGAGCTCAGCTAGTGATGACAACAAGGGCGAAGACACGCCACCATTCTTTAAGCGGCGGCGTAAGTAA
- a CDS encoding cell division protein SepF, with product MAEKFSLSKFFGMNDDYDEDYQEDPTPVAKPTSAAPSRPNDSRKVVAMRTAKPNTSHIAICEPRIYSDAKSIAKQLTSGDAVLVNFARVDETQAQRIVDFLNGTAFAVGGEIKRIGEQIFLCTPHNFEVSGDVAANLGTQFKQ from the coding sequence ATGGCGGAGAAGTTTAGTCTTAGTAAGTTTTTCGGAATGAACGATGATTATGACGAAGACTATCAAGAGGACCCAACCCCGGTAGCTAAGCCAACATCAGCTGCCCCAAGTCGACCGAACGATAGTCGAAAGGTGGTTGCCATGCGGACAGCGAAACCAAATACTAGTCACATCGCCATCTGCGAGCCGCGGATCTATTCGGATGCGAAGTCGATTGCCAAGCAGCTTACCAGCGGTGATGCCGTTCTGGTAAACTTTGCGCGGGTCGATGAAACCCAAGCACAGCGGATTGTGGACTTCCTGAACGGGACCGCGTTTGCGGTGGGTGGTGAAATCAAGCGCATCGGTGAACAGATTTTTCTGTGCACCCCTCATAATTTTGAGGTCAGCGGAGACGTCGCAGCTAACTTAGGAACGCAGTTTAAGCAGTAA
- a CDS encoding DivIVA domain-containing protein has protein sequence MVLSPLDIHNKEFGTKMRGYNVDEVNDFLDQVIKDYQITLNHNKELEEQLDAANGKLKYFNDLKDSLNQSILVAQEAADKVKANSQKESEIIIREAQKQSSDIVSEATNKGNQIMAEASQRAKKLAVETDDLKKSTRVFRQRLQVMLESQLEVVKSNDWDNLLKEGSMSSYEEIKKVVGDRLDNEAAQGVNSVASQPAEEAPVAEAPVTDSGDDNGETVVIFPGNDQQQYDKN, from the coding sequence ATGGTACTTAGTCCATTAGATATTCATAATAAAGAGTTTGGTACGAAAATGCGTGGTTACAACGTTGATGAGGTCAATGATTTCTTAGATCAGGTGATCAAGGATTACCAAATCACGTTGAACCACAACAAAGAATTAGAGGAACAACTGGATGCGGCGAACGGAAAACTCAAGTATTTTAACGACTTGAAGGACTCCTTGAACCAATCCATCCTGGTTGCTCAAGAGGCTGCTGACAAGGTCAAGGCCAACTCGCAAAAGGAATCTGAAATTATTATCCGCGAAGCCCAGAAACAAAGTTCCGATATCGTTTCCGAAGCCACGAACAAAGGTAATCAGATTATGGCGGAAGCTTCCCAACGGGCCAAGAAGTTGGCGGTTGAAACTGACGACTTGAAGAAGAGCACCCGGGTCTTCCGGCAACGGCTCCAAGTTATGTTGGAAAGTCAGTTAGAAGTGGTTAAGTCCAATGACTGGGACAACTTGCTGAAGGAAGGCTCCATGTCCAGCTACGAAGAAATCAAGAAGGTCGTTGGTGACCGACTTGACAATGAAGCTGCCCAGGGCGTAAACTCAGTAGCATCGCAACCAGCTGAAGAAGCACCGGTTGCGGAAGCTCCTGTCACGGATTCTGGCGATGATAACGGCGAAACAGTCGTCATTTTCCCGGGCAATGACCAACAACAATACGACAAAAATTAG
- a CDS encoding RNA-binding protein, giving the protein MDENVLQHFRPDEGPFIDAIGGWIQQVQDEYRPVLTHFLNPRQVYIATTLARRADMHVAFSGGHEHAEMQRALFYPDYYEPAEKDFEVTLMRVDYPVKFATLHHSQILGTLLGAGIEREILGDILTDGEVWQVITERSMADYLIGQVDHIGRVKSRLVMTTWDTLVAPLNEWESEGASLSSLRLDNIVGTGFHLSRHRAKELIEAGRVRLNWAETMKPDYELDVADIVSVRGFGRIRLDEVGGRTKKEKIRVTLAVLKK; this is encoded by the coding sequence GTGGATGAGAATGTCTTGCAGCATTTTCGGCCTGATGAGGGGCCGTTTATTGATGCAATTGGCGGCTGGATCCAGCAAGTTCAAGACGAATACCGTCCAGTTCTCACTCACTTTTTGAACCCCCGGCAAGTTTACATTGCAACCACTCTGGCGCGGCGGGCTGACATGCACGTGGCGTTTAGTGGGGGCCACGAACACGCTGAGATGCAGCGCGCACTATTTTACCCGGATTACTACGAACCGGCTGAGAAGGACTTTGAAGTCACTTTAATGCGAGTCGATTATCCCGTGAAATTTGCGACCCTTCATCACAGCCAGATTCTGGGAACGTTGTTAGGGGCCGGAATTGAACGAGAAATCTTGGGTGATATCCTGACGGACGGTGAAGTCTGGCAAGTCATTACCGAGCGTTCTATGGCGGACTACTTGATTGGTCAGGTTGATCACATTGGTCGGGTGAAGTCCCGGTTAGTGATGACAACTTGGGATACCCTGGTGGCACCGTTGAATGAATGGGAATCAGAGGGCGCATCGCTCTCCTCTCTACGCTTGGACAACATCGTGGGGACGGGATTCCACTTATCACGGCACCGGGCCAAGGAACTGATTGAAGCGGGTCGTGTCAGATTGAACTGGGCAGAAACGATGAAGCCCGATTACGAATTAGACGTAGCCGATATCGTTTCTGTGCGTGGCTTTGGCCGAATCCGGTTGGATGAAGTCGGTGGCCGCACCAAAAAGGAAAAAATTCGGGTCACCTTAGCGGTACTGAAGAAATAG
- a CDS encoding YggT family protein, with translation MLTLVLYLFKALNWVVSAYILLIVIYALLSWLPGGYQSRIGQIIVRLVEPFLKYFNFVALGPIGFGPVVAIIVLSLVQYGIQAIEMVVLRVLFT, from the coding sequence GTGCTAACACTTGTACTTTATCTTTTTAAAGCGCTGAACTGGGTCGTGTCGGCTTACATCTTATTGATCGTAATCTACGCGCTACTCAGTTGGCTACCTGGTGGCTACCAGTCTCGCATTGGACAAATCATTGTGCGACTGGTGGAACCATTCTTGAAATACTTTAATTTTGTGGCGTTAGGACCGATCGGTTTTGGACCCGTTGTGGCCATCATTGTCCTATCGCTGGTGCAATACGGGATTCAGGCAATTGAGATGGTTGTCCTGCGCGTATTGTTCACTTAA
- a CDS encoding cell division protein FtsQ/DivIB, with translation MKFRLNRDDSKQQRSMTPWEEYQAQAERKRKQDQAPKWVHKAKRIGDKLPRLKHQRNRKLVRRMTFLLVTFTVVILAMVYLVSPLSHFKTVRVTGADALSTKQVQQAARVRPGDSIYNVVGHQQQLARQAVKRNSRLKTVTIQFRQPNHATIQVVEYATAGYVMKQDRYYEVLENGIVSQQSVTQPKSGTPVYGSFKRTQKLHRMILQYAKLDSEIKSSISEIQDSPTKDNPNRIHLFMNDGNEVYASIPSFAKKMAYYPSIAAKMKHKGVVNLEVGAYSYAFKK, from the coding sequence ATGAAATTTCGGTTGAATCGTGATGATTCTAAACAACAGCGCTCGATGACGCCTTGGGAGGAATACCAAGCCCAGGCGGAACGGAAGCGCAAGCAGGACCAGGCGCCTAAGTGGGTGCACAAGGCCAAGCGCATTGGCGATAAATTGCCGCGGTTAAAGCATCAACGTAACCGTAAGCTTGTTCGCCGCATGACGTTTCTGCTCGTCACATTTACCGTGGTGATCCTGGCCATGGTCTATCTGGTGTCACCGTTGAGTCATTTCAAAACGGTACGAGTGACCGGGGCCGATGCGCTCTCGACCAAACAGGTACAACAGGCCGCGCGAGTGCGCCCCGGTGATTCCATCTATAACGTGGTGGGTCATCAACAGCAGCTGGCCCGGCAAGCAGTCAAACGGAATTCACGGTTAAAAACCGTCACTATCCAGTTTCGTCAGCCTAACCACGCTACGATTCAGGTGGTGGAGTACGCTACGGCCGGATACGTGATGAAGCAGGATCGGTACTACGAAGTGCTGGAGAACGGTATCGTGAGTCAACAGTCTGTGACTCAGCCCAAGAGTGGCACACCAGTCTATGGGAGTTTTAAGCGGACCCAGAAGCTGCACCGAATGATTCTGCAGTATGCAAAGTTAGATAGTGAAATTAAAAGTAGTATCAGTGAGATTCAAGATTCACCAACCAAAGACAACCCCAACCGCATCCATCTTTTCATGAATGACGGCAATGAGGTCTACGCTAGCATCCCGAGTTTTGCCAAGAAAATGGCCTATTATCCAAGCATTGCGGCCAAGATGAAACACAAGGGTGTGGTCAATTTGGAAGTGGGCGCTTACTCATACGCCTTTAAAAAATAA
- the murG gene encoding undecaprenyldiphospho-muramoylpentapeptide beta-N-acetylglucosaminyltransferase — translation MRLMVSGGGTGGHIYPALALIKALKKRDANAEVMYVGSERGLESSIVPAKGIPFKSTRIQGFKRSLSLENFKTVYLFIKSVHAAKKMIREFKPDVVVGTGGYVSGAVVYAAARLHVPTLIHEQNSVVGVTNRFLSRYVDRIAYVFDAALDQLPVNKMVKTGNPRAQEAAEVVSHFSWSEYQLKDDVPTLLIFGGSQGALKINSATVAAIPAFNDRKYQVVFVTGQKRYDGVMEQLKHTKIAANVVVKPYIPNMPEVLPKVAAIVGRAGATSLAEITADGIPSILIPSPYVTADHQTKNAKSLATVGAAEIITEADLTGETLVKKADQLMNDDALRQDMAAASKQLGVPDAADRVLDVVLELKRD, via the coding sequence ATGCGATTAATGGTATCGGGTGGCGGTACCGGGGGGCACATTTACCCGGCACTCGCCCTCATCAAAGCTTTAAAGAAACGCGACGCAAACGCGGAAGTCATGTACGTGGGGTCCGAACGGGGATTGGAAAGTTCCATCGTCCCAGCCAAAGGGATTCCGTTCAAGTCCACCCGGATTCAGGGATTCAAGCGGTCGTTGTCGTTAGAAAACTTCAAGACAGTTTACCTGTTCATTAAAAGTGTCCACGCCGCTAAGAAAATGATTCGGGAATTCAAGCCCGATGTTGTGGTAGGAACGGGGGGCTACGTCTCCGGAGCCGTGGTGTACGCCGCCGCTCGACTACACGTCCCGACGTTGATCCACGAGCAGAATAGTGTGGTTGGGGTGACTAACCGGTTTCTCAGTCGCTACGTTGACCGAATTGCGTACGTCTTTGACGCCGCCCTGGATCAACTGCCGGTCAACAAGATGGTCAAGACTGGGAATCCTCGGGCGCAGGAGGCTGCCGAGGTTGTGAGTCACTTTAGCTGGTCTGAGTATCAGTTGAAGGACGACGTGCCAACCCTATTGATCTTCGGGGGGTCCCAGGGGGCCCTAAAGATCAATTCAGCGACTGTCGCAGCGATTCCAGCATTCAATGACCGTAAGTACCAGGTCGTCTTTGTTACGGGTCAGAAGCGCTATGACGGCGTTATGGAGCAACTGAAACATACAAAGATTGCGGCTAATGTGGTCGTTAAACCCTACATTCCAAACATGCCTGAGGTCTTACCAAAGGTGGCCGCTATTGTGGGCCGAGCCGGCGCGACTAGCTTGGCTGAAATTACGGCGGATGGTATCCCCTCAATTTTGATTCCTAGTCCCTATGTGACGGCCGATCACCAAACCAAAAATGCCAAGTCTTTGGCTACGGTCGGTGCCGCTGAAATCATTACGGAAGCTGATTTGACCGGTGAAACGTTAGTTAAGAAGGCTGACCAACTGATGAACGACGATGCTTTACGTCAGGATATGGCGGCGGCTTCCAAGCAACTGGGGGTTCCCGACGCAGCTGATCGTGTCTTGGACGTGGTTCTCGAACTTAAGCGTGACTAG